A single window of Streptomyces xanthii DNA harbors:
- a CDS encoding acylneuraminate cytidylyltransferase, which yields MTDPDAGTAAPVRRVLAVIPARGGSKGVPAKNLAPVGGVPLVTRAVRECLATRYVTDVVVSTDDAAIAAAAREAGAEVVTRPAAIAGDTATSEAAVLHAMDTHEGLQGASVDVVLLVQCTSPFLVREDIDGVVRAVVEEGADSALTVAPFHGFVWREGTAESGQEPGGHGVNHDKSFRPRRQDRPQDLLETGAVYAMDARGFRRHEHRFFGRTELVRTDPARVLEIDDPHDLARARALAPLFDTAARTLPTREDVDAVVLDFDGTQTDDKVLIDADGREFVTVHRGDGLGIAALRRSGLHMLILSTEVNPVVAARARKLKIPVLHGIDRKDLALKQWCEEQGIAPERVLYVGNDVNDLPSFAVAGWPVAVASAHDVVRGAARAVTTLPGGEGAIREIAGWILGPSLTSRDSLEPLENK from the coding sequence ATGACCGACCCCGACGCCGGCACCGCCGCTCCCGTACGCCGCGTGCTCGCGGTGATCCCCGCCCGCGGCGGATCCAAGGGGGTGCCCGCCAAGAACCTCGCCCCGGTCGGCGGCGTCCCCCTCGTGACCCGCGCCGTGCGCGAGTGCCTCGCCACCCGGTACGTCACCGACGTGGTCGTCTCCACGGACGACGCGGCCATCGCCGCCGCCGCCCGGGAGGCCGGCGCCGAGGTCGTCACCCGGCCCGCCGCCATCGCCGGCGACACGGCCACCTCCGAGGCCGCCGTACTGCACGCCATGGACACCCACGAAGGGCTCCAGGGCGCGTCCGTCGACGTCGTCCTCCTCGTCCAGTGCACGAGCCCCTTCCTGGTCCGCGAGGACATCGACGGCGTCGTCCGCGCCGTCGTCGAGGAAGGCGCCGACAGCGCCCTGACCGTCGCCCCGTTCCACGGCTTCGTGTGGCGCGAGGGGACGGCGGAGAGCGGGCAGGAACCCGGCGGCCACGGCGTCAACCACGACAAGTCTTTCCGGCCCCGCCGCCAGGACCGCCCCCAGGACCTCCTGGAGACCGGCGCCGTCTACGCCATGGACGCCCGCGGCTTCCGCCGCCACGAACACCGCTTCTTCGGCCGTACGGAACTCGTCCGCACCGACCCCGCCCGGGTCCTGGAGATCGACGACCCGCACGACCTCGCCCGCGCCCGCGCGCTGGCCCCCCTCTTCGACACCGCGGCACGCACCCTCCCCACCCGGGAGGACGTCGACGCGGTCGTCCTCGACTTCGACGGCACCCAGACCGACGACAAGGTGCTGATCGACGCCGACGGACGGGAGTTCGTCACCGTGCACCGCGGTGACGGACTCGGCATCGCGGCCCTCCGCAGGAGCGGCCTCCACATGCTGATCCTGTCCACGGAAGTGAACCCGGTCGTCGCCGCCCGGGCCCGGAAGCTCAAGATCCCGGTCCTGCACGGCATCGACCGCAAGGACCTCGCGCTCAAGCAGTGGTGCGAGGAACAGGGCATCGCGCCGGAGCGCGTGCTCTACGTCGGCAACGACGTCAACGACCTCCCGAGCTTCGCCGTCGCCGGCTGGCCCGTGGCGGTCGCGAGCGCCCACGACGTCGTGCGCGGCGCCGCACGCGCGGTCACCACCCTCCCCGGTGGCGAAGGCGCGATCCGGGAGATCGCCGGCTGGATCCTCGGCCCCTCCCTCACCTCTCGCGACTCTCTCGAACCCCTCGAAAACAAGTAA